AGGTCGATTCGCTGGTGCGTGGGCTGGAACAGGTGCGGAAGGTGTTCGACTGATGGAGCTCGAGCAGCTGTACCAGGAGATCATCCTGGACCACTACAAGCACCCGCAGGGCCGTGGACTACGGGAGCCGTACGCGGGCGAGGCGCACCACGTCAACCCGACCTGCGGTGACGAGGTGACCGTCCGGGTGGCGTTGGACGCCGACACCCACGTCGGGGTGTCGCACGACGGCCAGGGCTGTTCGATCAGCCAGGCCTCGGCGAGCGTGCTCTACGACCTGGTCGACGGCCGGTCGGTCGAGGAGGCGTTCGCCGTGCACGGCGCCTTCGTCGAACTGGTGTCCGGTCGTGGCACGGTCGAACCGGACGAAGATGTGCTGGGCGACGGGGTGGCGTTCGCCGGTGTGGCGCGTTACCCGGCTCGGGTCAAGTGTGCGTTGCTGCCGTGGATGGCGTTCAAGGACGCGGCGGCGCGTGCCGGTGTGGGCGCGAGCCCGGAGGTGAAATGATGAGTTCCGACCAGACCATGACCGAGGCGACGCCTGACGCGGCGGCCACCGGTGGCGGCAGCGCCCCGGAGACCACCGCGAACGGCGGGGCCCCGGCCGGCAAGCCCGCTCTCGCCGACATCGAGGAGGCGATGAAGGACGTCGTCGACCCGGAGCTCGGCATCAACGTGGTCGATCTCGGCTTGGTGTACGGCGTACACGTCGACGACGACAACGTGGCGACTCTGGACATGACGCTGACCAGCGCTGCTTGCCCGCTGACCGACGTGATCGAGGATCAGGCCCGGCAGGCGCTGACCACGGGTCCGGGCGGTGGGCTGGTGTCCGACATCCGGATCAACTGGGTGTGGTTGCCGCCATGGGGCCCGGACAAGATCACCGACGAGGGTCGGGACCAGCTGCGGGCCCTCGGCTTCAACGTGTGATCTCGCCCCGTGACGGTGCTGGTGCCGTACCCGGTCCGGCTAACGCACCAGGCCGACCAGCGCCCGCTTGAGGTGTCCGTCGTGCCGATGGTCGACCCAGCCGACCGCGCTGATCGGCCGACCCTGGCGGCGCGCCTCGTCGCAGTAGTCGAGCACGTCGGTGGCCGGCTGGTAGTCGGTCACCGCCAGGGCGGCGTTGGCCCGTAGCTTGTAGGCCGCGTCCTCGGCGTCGCGGACCGCGACGCGGCCGTCGTCGTCGCGTCGGGCGGCCACGGTGATCCGCCAGCCGAAGATCTGCACCAGCACGATCCCACTCGGGGCGTCGGGCGGAATGCTCACCTCGGCGTTGGCCCGCGCCAGCGCCTCGGCTACCTCGCGCTGGTAGGTGCCGGCCCAGGCCGCCTGGGCGTGCTGGGGCCGCATCACCGCCAGCAGGTCGGCTTGTGCCTCGGCGGGTAGCGCGGTGAGCAGCGCGGCGGTGGTCGCCTGCGGCAGCCGGTCGGCGACCGCCCGGACCTGGTCGGCCGGCAGCCCGGTGAGCAGCCGTACGGCGCCGGCGGTGGGCATGCTCGCCGTCAGCTCGGCGAGCTGTTCGGTGGTGAGCAGTGCTATCAGGCGGGCCCGCAGCTCGTCCCCGGCGGCGGGCAACAGCCGGGTCAGATCGACCGGTTCCATCGCCGCGACCACCACCGGCAGCCGGTCGGCGGGCATCGCCGCCAGCAGCCCGACGGCCTGCCGCGGTGGGGTGCTGCGGACCATCGCGATCAGCTGGGTAACGGGCATCATCCCACCGGGCAGCATGTTGTTTCGCTCCAATGATCAGTTGAACCAAACGCGCCTGATGTGCGTAGCACCCCAGGTAGGGGTGATACATCAACCCGTTGGTGGACTTGCCCCTCGTTCGGCCAGGTCTGCCGGCATCTACGGCTGGCCGGACCACCGCACGACCTGCGAGGGACGCCTCCACCGCTGATCGTCGGCCTCCGGCGGGTCGTCCTCGCGCGGGGTCGGGTCGGCGTCCCGCTCGTGTCGGCACGGAACGCGACACGAGCTCGACTCGGCTACCCTGCGGCCATGATCGCGCGCCTACGCTACCTCGACGAGCAGCTCAAACGGCAACTGTTGACAGTCGTGGGCGTGCTGGTGCTGTTCGGCGTCACGGTCAGCGCGGTGGGTGGGTTGTTCCTGCGGTCGGGGCAGGAACCCGATTTGGCCGCCCGTACGGCCGCCGTGGCGTTTCTCGACCGGCTCACCGACGGGCCGCAGGACGCCGCGTACGACCTGCTCTGTACCACCACACAGGCCGACCTCAGCCGTACCCGGTTCCTGGAGTGGTCGCGGGGGCTGGGGATCGAGGACTACTGGATCGGCGCGGTCCGGCCGATCGAGGCGGCGAGCCGACCGGAGTTGGCGACGGTCGGCGTCCGGATCACCACCACCACCGGCGTCGCGCAGGTGATCATGCTCGAGGTCGCCGTCAACCGGGGAAGCTGGCGGGTCTGCGCGGGTCCGTTCGCCCGCTGACGCGCGGACCGGTGCCGGCCGCTGGTGCGCCAGCCCGGCTCTCAGGTCACCGGGCCCCGGCGAACGTGTCGCAGCTGGTCGGATCTCCACTGGTGAAGCCCCGTCCGAACCACTCCTGGCGTTGGGCAGAGGTGCCATGGGTGAACTGGGACGGTTCCACCGGGTTGCCGGCTCGCCGGGCGATCGCGTCGTCGCCTATCGCCGCGGCGGTGTCCAGCCCTTCCTGGATGTCGCGTTCGGTGACACTGGTGAAGATGCGCTGCCCACTGGCGTCAGCTGTTCCGGTGGCGTTGTGGGCCCAGGCACCGGCGAAGCAGTCGGCCTGCAGCTCCATCAGCACGGACAGCTCGTTGGCCCCGCCCGGGTCACGTTCCTGCTGCCGGCGGACCTCATCGGCGATACCGAGCAGGGTCTGGACGTGGTGGCCGTACTCGTGGGCGACCACGTACGGCTGGGCGAACTCGCCGCCGGCGCCGAGCCGCTCGGCGAGCACCTGGTAGAAGGTCAGATCGAGGTAGACCCGTCGATCGGCGGGGCAGTAAAACGGCCCCACCCCGGAGTCGGCCGATCCGCAACCGGTGTCGACGAACCGCTCGAAGAAGACCGTCTCCGCCGGCTGGTAGGGCCTACCGAAGTGCTCCGGGAGGGCGGTGCGCCAGTACGCCTGCACCGAGTTGACGTACAGCGTGTTGCGGCAGTCGAGCTGGGTCAGCGCGTCGTCGGCCGCGCACCGTTGTTCCAGCGCGGCGTCGCCACCGGTTTCGCCGCCACCGCCGTCACCCGTCAGCGCGTTGAGGCCGAATCCGCCACCCACGAGGGTGATCAGGAGGGCCACCACCACCCCGACCAGCGTGCCGCGACCACCGCCGCCGATCGGGATGCGAAGGGGGACTCCGCCCGATCCGCCGCCGGCACCTCGTTGATCCCGCACCTGACTGGTGTCGATCCGCGCGTTTCGATTGAGCTTCAACACCGACCCCGATCGTCGAGACGTGGCGCATCCGCCGGGCGTGGTACCGGCGGGCGACGGGCAGGTGCCGGGCGGGGTGGCCGACCGGCGTCCGCTTCCTACCCGATGATCTTGTCTGATAATCCGTTGGGAGCGACGTCGGTCGCGACGCTACGATGGGGGACGTGCTGCTCTGCGAAGGCTGAACCGCCCGGCGCCGACGGAGGATTCACCCGTCGGCGCATTGTCGTGTCCGCAAGTCAGCCTTTGACATCGGGGAGCGAAGAACGATGATCACCGCTACGGGCCTGGAACTACGCGCGGGATCGCGGATCCTG
The sequence above is a segment of the Solwaraspora sp. WMMD406 genome. Coding sequences within it:
- the sufU gene encoding Fe-S cluster assembly sulfur transfer protein SufU, with translation MELEQLYQEIILDHYKHPQGRGLREPYAGEAHHVNPTCGDEVTVRVALDADTHVGVSHDGQGCSISQASASVLYDLVDGRSVEEAFAVHGAFVELVSGRGTVEPDEDVLGDGVAFAGVARYPARVKCALLPWMAFKDAAARAGVGASPEVK
- a CDS encoding metal-sulfur cluster assembly factor, encoding MSSDQTMTEATPDAAATGGGSAPETTANGGAPAGKPALADIEEAMKDVVDPELGINVVDLGLVYGVHVDDDNVATLDMTLTSAACPLTDVIEDQARQALTTGPGGGLVSDIRINWVWLPPWGPDKITDEGRDQLRALGFNV
- a CDS encoding neutral zinc metallopeptidase, with translation MKLNRNARIDTSQVRDQRGAGGGSGGVPLRIPIGGGGRGTLVGVVVALLITLVGGGFGLNALTGDGGGGETGGDAALEQRCAADDALTQLDCRNTLYVNSVQAYWRTALPEHFGRPYQPAETVFFERFVDTGCGSADSGVGPFYCPADRRVYLDLTFYQVLAERLGAGGEFAQPYVVAHEYGHHVQTLLGIADEVRRQQERDPGGANELSVLMELQADCFAGAWAHNATGTADASGQRIFTSVTERDIQEGLDTAAAIGDDAIARRAGNPVEPSQFTHGTSAQRQEWFGRGFTSGDPTSCDTFAGAR